A stretch of the Azorhizobium caulinodans ORS 571 genome encodes the following:
- a CDS encoding YdcH family protein yields MSVQSHLQELQRRHAALESEIHREMASPAADPAKLAEMKRKKLALKDQITKLRGEATLH; encoded by the coding sequence ATGTCCGTCCAGTCGCACTTGCAGGAGCTGCAGCGTCGTCACGCAGCCCTTGAGTCGGAAATCCACCGCGAGATGGCCAGCCCGGCCGCCGATCCCGCCAAGCTTGCGGAAATGAAGCGCAAGAAGCTGGCTCTGAAGGATCAGATCACCAAGCTTCGCGGCGAAGCTACCCTCCACTGA